The genomic segment CCTGCCCTTCCGCCGGCACGCTAGCCGTATTCGATGCGGAGAACGGCACATGGATTCCTGCCGGATGCAGGACGGATCCGCCGGGCCCCCGCCTGTGCTGCGAGGTCAGGGAATCGGGCACGTACGCGGTGGTGCCCCTCCTCAATGAAACCGGTACGGTGACCGCGGAGGAGGGGAATTCCCTTATCTCGTTCATCCTCGGAATACTGGGAAAATTCCTCGCAGGCATTGTGCCCGCAGATCTCCGCCCGCCCTGCTGTGCGATCCCCGGTACTATTCAGGTAAACGCGACATTCACGGCGATTGCCGGAAACGGCACGGCGGACGGGAATCTGTCCGCCGACAATACCCCCCCTTCCCTCTCGATCACCTCCAACCCGTCCGGTGCCCTGATATACCTGAACAGGAGTTACACCGGGCTGACGACTCCCGCGACTCTTGACGGGATCTGTCCGGGCGAGCACCTGATCCGGATCCGCAGGGACGGATTTACCGCATGGGAAGAACCGGTGCTGATTGCAGGAAAAGAAACGATCTCGGTCGAACTCTTTCCGGAAAACGGACCCGGTCTTAATAAAATGAAATTTGAGGGCGATATCGCCGATATTGCCCCAGCTCCGGTCGGAAGCGTGTACGTGACGTCGGTTCCCGACGCCGCGACGATCTATGTGGACGGGAAAAAGACCGGACTGAAAACCAATACCGTGGTATCCGGTCTCCGGGAAGGAAAACACACCATCCGGATCGACAGGGGAGAGACCGACTTTCCGGTCTCCACGCAATCCGTCTGGATATACGAAGGAGGGATGATCAGCCTTGGTTTTACCCAGGCACCCCTCATCGAATGGACGGCCGCAATCACTTCCCCGGATTATTCGGGTGATGATTTTTCGATCAACGGGGTCTTTCCGGCGTACACGATCCCCCGGAATGTAACCGTCAAGGGGGGCTCCCGCTACATCACCATCCTGCATAACGGGACGTACATCTCCCGGAGTCTCTCTGCCTATGAGGAGATGCCTGACATCCGGGCGGATGGCGTACCACCCGTGCCGGTGACGGTAACCTCGATACCCGAAGGATCCGCGATTCTTATCGACGGCTTTCCAGCCGGGTACTGCACTCCCTTTCCCCTCGCTTCTCTCTCACCCGGCATCCACCGGATCAGCGTCTCCAAGCCCGGGTATCTTCCCGGTGACCGCGAGGTCAGGATCGCGGCCGGGCGGCAGAATGCGGTAAAATTCATCCTCGAACCCTATTCCTACGGTTCAGTGGTCGTGACGAGTGATCCGGCGGGTGCAAAGATCTACCTGTACAACAGGTATACCGGAGCGGAGACTCCGGCGGTATTTTCCTACATGGACATCGGTTCGTATGATTTCAAGCTTGTCGGAGAGGATGTGACGGAGGAGATCGATGATGTCGTTGTCCTGCCCTTTCAGGTGACATGGCTGAACGTTACATTAACAGGTGAAACTGCATGAAAAAGAACACAACAGGATTCAATCGCCGTTCACGGAGGCGGGGAGCGATTCTCCTCCTCGTCCTTATGGCGGCGTTGTGCGTGCCGGTCCTTGCCGCACCCACGACATCGGTGCATGTCGTGAAATTCGGGCAGGACGGGGCAACGATTCTCGACGAGACTACAGTTGATTACCGGTGGATGGAGCAGAACCTTCCCGTATACGGGGATGGTGTTACCCATTACTACCATCAGGGACCGGTCTTTACGGATGATGCCGAGGCACGGTGGGATTCGGAAGAGACGACGAACTTCAAGGATCACGGGGCCGTGAAGGGTTCGGCCATCAGTGACCTTTGCGACCTTGTGGGGGGGATGGAGCCGGGAGACGACGTCATGATTCATGCCGTGGACGGCTACCACGTTGAGTTCCCGTATGATAACATATATGCCCCGGCTCCCCGCCAGGGCCCTCCCGTCCTCTGCTGGTACATGGGTGACCCCCCGAAAGAAGGCGAACGGCAGGGGGCAGGCTATGTTCCGGACTATTACACCGGAATGCGGCTGATATTCTTTGCCGACACCTCGACGAATACAGAGGGATTGCATGTCTTCGGCAATACCGACATGCGTGAGTGCATGCCGGAGGAGATGCTGCACCTCTTCAGCGACCTCTACCCCTCGACGAACGGCTACACCGCCAAATGGGTTGACGAGATTCGCGTCTATTCCGGCGGGTACAGCGGCGTCGAGGGGAGCCCCGTGAAGTCCTTGAACGAGGGTCCGGCAGAGACGCCCGCATCGGGCACGGGCTCCGTGATTGCCCTTGCGGGACTCTTCATCAGCTCCGTTCTCATTCTTTACCGGAGGAAACGCACACCATGAACCTGCGGCTCGCTTTATCCCTCGGCCTCCTTTTCGCCATGATAAGCTGCGGATTTGCAGGTTGCGTTTCCGGTCCGGAGGATGCTGCGATTCCGGGCAACCTGACACTCGCTACGGTTGCCGGCGGAAACGTCACCGATGAAAAAGTGTTCGGCTACACTGACATCCTTGCTCTCCCGTCGTACACCGGGAACGGGTATGCGGTGTCGACGGTCGGTATAAAATACGGCCCCTATGTCTGCACCGGCGTCAAACTGGCGGATCTGGTAGCCCTTCTCGGGGAACCGGGCCCCGATGATTCGGTCTGGGTCTCCGCCCCGGACGGCTACATGTGGGTCTTCGAACCCGATCAGATGGACGGCCGGAACTTCATCACCTTCGATGAAGACCTCAAAGAGATCCCGTCTCCCCCCCTCACCATCGTCCTCATGTACGAGCAGGACGGCAAACCTCTCGCCTATAACGACGGGGCCCCGTTCAGGATTGCGATCACATCGGAAGAGCCGGGCGTGATCACCGAGGGAAGCGCGTGGGTGAAATGGGTGAACCGCATCGAGGTCCACCGTAAATAAGCTTTTTTTCATCCGTAGGACAGCTGCGGCGTGGTGCTCGTACGATTGGCGGAGAGCTTAGGGGCCTGCAAAGGCGGCCTCCGGGCTGCGGGAAAACGTAATGTGGTCGGATAACCGATAATAATTATCAAAATACCTTTATTATTTAGTAAAATAATCTATAATTTATACCATAAATAATCAGACTAAAATGGTATTTAGTAACACCATGGAGGAAGTATCGAATGGACACGAACATTTATCGGATCGGGTGTTTAGCGCTGATCCTTCTCATGGCTTTGCCGGGAGCGGTAGTGGCCCAGTCTCAAGACCCTGACCTCGTGGTCACCGGCATCAACGCCAACGTGGGCGCTGGCGCTGCCATGTTTGCCAATGAGCCGAATGTGATCTCGGTCATCGTCACGAACACCGGCGGCCTTGATGCCGCGGCATCGACTATATCGATTGATGTTGCAGGCACCGTGTACTCCGCCGCAGTCGGCGCACTTGCCGCCGGCACATCGGAAACGGTTACCGTAACCGACACCGTCGCCCATGCCTATGCATCCGGTCCCCTCACCGTCATAGCCACCGCGGACTCCGATGGCGCCATCGCGGAGTCCGACGAGACCAACAACGCGATGACCGCAGACCTGATCCTGTACTACAACGGGTACAAAGGCAAGCGCTGGACAGACGGGGACGATCTGGTCACGCAGGAATCATTTGACGGTCGGTACGGCGTCCTTTATTCTGCGGGCACTACAGCATACAACGGTGCCGGCTGGACAGAAACGACCTGCGGCTGGCCGGCTTCCGATCTCCCCGTCCCGGCAGGTGCGACCGTGGTGAGCGCCCGGTTGTACCAGGGATATACGTACAACAAGATGGGCGTCGACCCGGCTTTCACCATGACGTTCAACGGCAATATCGTCGCACCTGTTGCGACATACAAGGATATCAAGGGCTTCGGCAGCTACAGCTATCCCTACGGCCTTTATGTCTATGATGTGACCGGCGAGTTCGACACAACCGGAAACACGATGACCATCACGCCCGAGGCAGGACAGAACTACGGTATCTACGGAGCCTACCTGATTGTCGTCTACCAGTACGATGGTACGACCGTCAAACAGATCTGGATCAACGACGGATTCGATATGCTCTGGGCCCGGAATTCATACTCGGTGAACGATGACGAGGCGACGGCATATGCACAGTTCTCCGGCGTCGACACCACCGGCCTGGGTGGTGCTACCGCCATTGCCATCCTTGCCAGCGCCGGCGACACGGGCGAGAGCACGTTTTACTTCAACAGCCAGGAATACACCGGTTTCTGGGCAGATTACCAGGGCAGCCCGCAGGTAGGATTCTCGGTGTATGATGTGTCGTCCGTGCTTGCCAGCGGGACCAACGAAGCACGCCTGCGGAGCTCCATTTCCAGCACGGAAGGCGACAATATGTACGCCATGAACACCATTCTCGTTGTCGAGAAGACCGAACCGGGGGAAGATCCCACCGCTGTTCCCGAGTTTCCGTCGCTTGCCCTGCCAGCCTGCCTGCTGCTTGGCATCGCGGGCCTTGTTTTCGGGCTGCGTGGGCGGGAGGCTCCGGAACGAGAGTAAGGGGATAGCCCGGCGGTATCCCGTATGAGTCATCCGGCGAAAAATCCGCTGGAAAACCTCTTTTTGTGTTTTTTTATATGCCATCCATGTGGATCCCCGGTGATCCGGCCGACCATCTTCGATGGCCTCCTGCCCCGGCTGACATGGTAATATCGTCCACAGCGTCCCTGCCCATTCAGGATTGCATTACCATCGGAGGGCCGGGTGCGATAAGCGTGGGAAGTGCGTGGGTTATATGGGTGGACCGGATCGAGGTTTACTGAAGAGCTGATCCGTGAGGTACCCGGGGAGTGGGGGCGGTGCTGCAGGATGAGGTACGTAAGCCGATGGTTGATGCCTATAAGGAAAAACCCGGGAATGCCGGTGCCGGGTTCGTGAAGAACGGGAACATGTCACCGGAGACGATTTATCAGCCCGAACAGCCGTCGATCCCGTCCCCGGAATATGTCGATATCTATCTCACTAATGCCTATATGCATCGCGCACTCGCTGAGATCCGGAAGAAGTGAGTTCTTTTTCCACTGTTGAATGGATACTCAGCGGTAATTGCACAAGTCTCTCCGATTTTTTCAGGCGTATCGGGAACGGGCTGGAAACGGGGATGAGAGAGATGCTCTCCCTCTCTGCCGGGTCAACGATCGTATGCTCCCTCCGGTGCGGCGACACGGCCCATGAAGAGAATGTTTCCGGTTTCGTCGTCCTGGATAAAGAAGAGGAACGGATGGTCCGCCCTGAAGACGGGAACCGGCTCGGCCGGAGCTGCAGACAGCGACACGACAACACCTGTCGCGGCGGCAGCCTCCGTCCCCTCTTCGTTCGCATCCACATAGGCCTGGTGGATCACATCACTGATAAACAGGTTCCGTGTCCCGTCCATTCCCGAGAGATCCGCGGCAGCGGTAAACGCCGTCGGCATCCCCATCGAACCGAGCGTATCCGGCAGGAAATACTTAGTCTCGAGCGTGAATTTCGGGAACCAGACCATAACATGACGTGACGTTGCCGACGCCTGCACTGCCGCAAGGTACTCTGCATTCAGGGAACTCTCGATCACCGACAGGTCATCCCCCTTCGGGAGAAGGACGACCATGGAGATTTGTTTCCCGTTCCCGTGTTCGTACGGCATGCCGAGGAGTTGGAGTTCGTCGGTTTCTGCGTACCGATATCTGGCCTCCTCATCGGTCCTTTCCATCATCGGCACCTGAAGGGTTTTTCCCGACGCAGTTCTGAAATCGGCTTCCTGTGTCAGGTTTTTGTCAAACTGCAGCACCCAGTCACCCTTGAAGTAGATCGCATTGGTGATGACAAGCCGGGTTATCGGGGTGATGGAACCGGCGGGCAGCAGATCCCTGATTTTATCCCCGGTTTGTACTTCCACCCAGCGGTTGATGGTTCCCCGCGACTCGTCCGGGGCGGTGATGAAATCCAGGTTCGTGATCTGTGCGCCGTACCAGGTTTCTGCCGTGCTGATGTAGCCGGGAAGGAACCCGTATGTCTTTTCCGCCCACAATGCGTTTGCGGTGCGCAGGGTGTAGCTCGCTTCTCCGGCATTCAGCCCGGCGTTTATGTCGAGGAATCCTTCTCTCAATGTGGCGCTGTCGTCCGGAAAATGCAGGACGGAGCGCATTTCATCGGCGGTCGTGCCGCGGGCCCCCTCGTAGGTGATCGCAAGGGCTGACGCGAGGGAAAAGGGCGAGAAGAAGAGGTTGCTTTCAGCGTTTCCGGGATCGGCAGCCAGCTGCGAATAGAAGTCGCAGGCGAATTGGGTGGTGGCATCCGTCACAACCCCTGCAGCCGCTGATGCGGGTTCGGCAGCGGTTGGTATCACCGTCGTGGGGGGGACAGGGTGTTCCGGGGCCGTGCCGGTGCATCCCGCACAGAATATACAGAAAACGGCGAGTGCCGCAAGCGCACAGACGCCGATTGCTTTTGCATTCATGATCGGGTGTTTGCATCCCGGATAAAATATATCTGGCGTTGAATGCGATTTTTTTCGAAGTTATCCGGGATTTTTCATCGTTGTCGCGGCTTCATTGCCCGTACGGGGGCGTGGCGGATTCGCACCGGATGATGAATTCCGGATGCACGGGTGCCGGAGAGCAGACAGCCGACAAAAAATTTCAAGAGGCAGGGAAGCCACACGTGACATACAACGAGATGCGACCACGGCGTGCACCGGAATGGGTGCGGGCCATGCTCGCGCACACACGGAATCGCCGCTCATGGCGTTTCGTGGCGAAGGACATGCAAACGGCGGCTTCTTCCTGACCGGTACCCGGAGGGAGAGGGGGCTGGCGAAGCAGACGGTGGCGATTAAAAGGAACTCCCGGGATGTCAACAGAACGAGGCGACCAGAGGCACCAGCACTGTCTCCGGACCATCCGGATTGCCGCTACTCTGCTGGATGGCCCGCGGACATATGACGAGATACTGCATCGTTTTTACGGCTACCTCAGGCCTCTTGGATTATTCAAAAAGGCCGGGGGGCCGGCACGGAACCGGATGGCATTCGTGAACGAACGTATTGAGGAGGCGCGTGAGCTTGGCTGGATCGTGCGCGAGGGTGACCGATACGCCCTGACGAACCCGGGACGTGAGGTAGTAAACGGGAGACTCGCGCAGCTGGGGGAAACAGGTGCGTCGATACGTGCATTCCTCCAGCCCCGCACGGCAGCCCGGACAGCAGTTGCCGTGCACTGGGGGCTTGCGGCGTCCAAGCTGCCGGCAGGCCTTCTCTCCGGGAGCGTCGGCCTTCTCAACGACGCTACCGACACGCTTCTCGACGGCCTCTCCAGCCTGCTGGTCTATTATGGCATCCGTTCGGGAGGGGAGCGGGCCGCAAATGGTGTGCTGGTGATCCTGATGCTGGCCACCGGCCTCCTCACGCTCTCCGTAGCGGGGCGGCGCTTGTTCGTCCCTTTTGAGCTGGAGGCTGACTGGTTCGCCTTTCTCGCCGCCATTTTTTCCGCAGGCGTCTGCCTGCTGCTCTGGGCCTATCAGCGGTATGTGGGACGCCGGAGCGGCATCATGGCGCTGATTACCCAGTCGGTAGATTCGCGCAATCATGTCGTCGTTGCGATGAGCGTGACGGCGGGGCTGGTGGCCTCGCAGCTCAGGTTCCCTTTACTGGATACGCTGGTGGGTTTGGCCGTCGCGCTTCTCATCCTGAAGAGTGCACTCGAGCTTGCGGTTGAGCAGGTTCGTTCTCTTGGCGGGGAAGAGACGGACTTTTCCCACTTCCCGTTCTGGATCGACACGGTGTATGTAAATTTTCTTCACACGCAACTTCGTGACTGGTTGCTCTACCTTGTGGAGACGGAGGGAATTCATACGAGGTTCGAACTGGTCGCACGGGCGAGACAGGCCCTCGATTTCCAGGGAATACCGGCTGTGCGGGCACTGGGGCTGGAGCAGGAACAGCCCTCCGATGAGCTTATCGAGGGGAGCCTTGCGGAGCTGTTCCAGCGCGGATGGCTGACGGGAGAGATGCGGGTGAGTATCACAGACGCGGGGAGGAAACATCTGGACCGGTGGGTCTAGGCACAGCCGGGCGCGGTCTTTCACCGCACCCCCCGGCCGGATGTAACGAGTGTGGAATGTCTCGAAAAGAATCCGAAAAGAGGGGAGGAAGGGAAAAGGGCCGTCGTAGCAGTACAGGGATTGTGGAGATTGTCGTTCTGATCGCCGTACCTGTCCTGTTTCACTGCCTGATTCCGGTGATGATCGTGATCGCTCCCCCGTATTCCTACACAGGAGCCGTCGTGATGCTTGCCGGTCTGGGATTCATGATGTGGGCGGCGAGGGTATTTTGTAAGGCAGGAACAGGATTCCGGCTTCGGGAAGGGGGATCGGTACTGGTGACGTCAGGGCCGTTCCGGTACAGTCGGAATCCGATGTATCTCGGCATGCTGATCTGGCTTATCGGCTTTGCCGTCTTCCTCGGGTCACTGGTCGTATTTGTGTTCCCCGTCCTTTTCTTCCTGCTGTCAGAGTTTCTCTTGATTCCCCGGGAAGAGAGACGGATGGAGCAGATATTCGGGGAGCGTTTTACCGGGTACGGGCGGCGTGTCAGACGATGGCTGTGAAATGAAATTCCTCAAAGATACTCTCACGGGAGGAGAAACTTTTATGCGGGTGACCAGAGGTGAAACCTCTGCCCCGGCCTGAAAGGGGGCGGATCGGACAGAAAAACGGGGGAAGGAGAACGGGCGGAGAATCAGGAAGATGAATCTTCGTGTTTACCGGCTGTGCAGAACCGGCTGAAATCCTTCTCCATGGTTTCATAGATCGGACGGGAAGCGAGAAAATCAATAAAAAGACGGATCTGCCGCACACTCCTCTCACTCAGTTCATGCTCCATCATGCAGGCATCCGCATCGGCGATATCCTCGGGCACGCCGATGAGGGTGAACAACCGTTTCAGGGTCTCGTGCCGGAACCGGATCGTCTCGGCAATCTCCCTCCCCTGCGCTGTGAGGACCACACCTTCGTAGCGACGGTACTCCACGAAGCCCATTTTGTCGAGTTTTCGGAACATTTCCACGACGCTCGGCGATCTCACGCCGAGTTCCGCGGCCACGTCTTTGGTCTTGGCGTAGCCTTTTGTGAGAATGACGTTGAGGATCGCTTCAAGATAATCTTCTGCCTTCCTGCTGAGGTTTTTCACACATTCATTTAATTATCACCCGCATTAAAAGAATTTGGATTGAAAGGGGGGGTTCCGGAGAAGTTACTGCTGTGCTGAACTCCCCTTGTAAGCTGCATATCCGGTGTCAACGCCTCATGCGTCATCGGGCGGTCCCCGGCATATATGGTAGAGAATCCCCA from the Methanoculleus sp. SDB genome contains:
- a CDS encoding argininosuccinate synthase, with product MKKNTTGFNRRSRRRGAILLLVLMAALCVPVLAAPTTSVHVVKFGQDGATILDETTVDYRWMEQNLPVYGDGVTHYYHQGPVFTDDAEARWDSEETTNFKDHGAVKGSAISDLCDLVGGMEPGDDVMIHAVDGYHVEFPYDNIYAPAPRQGPPVLCWYMGDPPKEGERQGAGYVPDYYTGMRLIFFADTSTNTEGLHVFGNTDMRECMPEEMLHLFSDLYPSTNGYTAKWVDEIRVYSGGYSGVEGSPVKSLNEGPAETPASGTGSVIALAGLFISSVLILYRRKRTP
- a CDS encoding proteinase IV; amino-acid sequence: MNAKAIGVCALAALAVFCIFCAGCTGTAPEHPVPPTTVIPTAAEPASAAAGVVTDATTQFACDFYSQLAADPGNAESNLFFSPFSLASALAITYEGARGTTADEMRSVLHFPDDSATLREGFLDINAGLNAGEASYTLRTANALWAEKTYGFLPGYISTAETWYGAQITNLDFITAPDESRGTINRWVEVQTGDKIRDLLPAGSITPITRLVITNAIYFKGDWVLQFDKNLTQEADFRTASGKTLQVPMMERTDEEARYRYAETDELQLLGMPYEHGNGKQISMVVLLPKGDDLSVIESSLNAEYLAAVQASATSRHVMVWFPKFTLETKYFLPDTLGSMGMPTAFTAAADLSGMDGTRNLFISDVIHQAYVDANEEGTEAAAATGVVVSLSAAPAEPVPVFRADHPFLFFIQDDETGNILFMGRVAAPEGAYDR